A genomic stretch from Carboxydocella sporoproducens DSM 16521 includes:
- a CDS encoding glycerate kinase: MRVLIVPDSFKGSLSATAVAEAIRSGWQRVRPQDEIKLIPIADGGEGTVEALLTAVGGEKVDCVVRGPLDRPVQAFYGLLNEGRTAVIEMAAASGLHLVPVAERNPLLTTTSGTGQLIKAALDRGCRRLIIGIGGSATNDGGTGMATALGARFLDQEGRELPPGGGALVNLWQVDLSGLDPRIKEVEILVACDVTNPLIGPQGASRIYGPQKGATAEQVEILEAGLTRLAKVVEGELGVAIADLPGAGAAGGLGGGLVAFLGARLQPGFPLIARQCRLQEWIDWAELVITGEGQLDGQSVYGKVPVGVAAMAKGKPVIVLAGSIGPGAEKTLTAGITAYFSIVSGPMALAEAMERGRELLVETAEQVARILTIKKAGNG; the protein is encoded by the coding sequence ATGAGAGTACTGATCGTGCCTGATTCTTTTAAAGGAAGTTTGTCGGCCACGGCGGTGGCAGAAGCCATTCGGAGCGGCTGGCAAAGGGTGCGGCCGCAGGATGAGATAAAACTGATACCCATTGCTGATGGGGGTGAAGGGACAGTAGAGGCGCTGCTGACCGCGGTGGGCGGGGAAAAGGTAGATTGCGTTGTGCGGGGCCCCCTGGACCGGCCGGTACAGGCTTTTTACGGCTTGCTGAATGAGGGCCGAACAGCGGTTATCGAAATGGCAGCTGCTTCCGGGCTACATCTGGTACCGGTAGCGGAACGCAATCCCCTGCTGACCACTACCTCTGGTACAGGCCAGTTGATTAAGGCAGCCCTGGATCGCGGTTGCCGGCGGCTGATTATTGGTATCGGTGGCAGTGCCACCAATGATGGCGGAACGGGCATGGCTACCGCCCTGGGGGCCCGCTTCCTGGACCAGGAGGGCCGGGAATTGCCTCCCGGAGGAGGGGCCCTGGTCAATCTGTGGCAGGTGGACCTCTCGGGCCTTGACCCTCGAATCAAAGAGGTGGAAATCCTGGTGGCCTGTGATGTGACCAATCCGTTAATTGGTCCCCAGGGGGCCAGCCGGATCTATGGGCCGCAGAAAGGAGCAACTGCTGAGCAGGTGGAAATCCTGGAAGCAGGTTTAACTCGCCTGGCAAAAGTAGTGGAAGGAGAACTGGGAGTAGCAATTGCTGATTTACCCGGTGCCGGGGCGGCAGGGGGACTGGGTGGCGGTCTGGTGGCTTTCCTGGGAGCTCGTTTGCAACCGGGCTTTCCCTTGATTGCCCGGCAATGCCGGTTGCAGGAGTGGATAGATTGGGCAGAGCTGGTTATCACCGGGGAAGGTCAGCTGGATGGTCAGTCGGTTTATGGCAAAGTTCCGGTAGGAGTGGCGGCTATGGCTAAAGGTAAGCCCGTAATTGTGCTGGCCGGGTCCATCGGGCCGGGGGCGGAAAAAACCCTTACTGCTGGTATTACCGCCTACTTTTCTATTGTCAGTGGGCCGATGGCTCTGGCAGAAGCCATGGAACGCGGCCGGGAGCTACTGGTAGAGACGGCTGAACAAGTGGCCAGGATTTTAACAATCAAGAAGGCGGGGAACGGATGA
- a CDS encoding acyltransferase, giving the protein MTTDRERIAELDILRGVAFLGVVLQHAIGIFIRKPDIYQEAALILGLLFNLVKFAVPMFVFISGVGLLYNYYEQLDYAGFIKKRSREILFPYLFWSLLYYYHYYEKLPLDSPGLIRFMQQLATGSAAYHLWFVVMIFQVYLFYPLILPIYRWLRPRVQSYKSLYIILGMAALLYTALMGFSAYIVPGGYFKFESSLLQLIFIKYRSINFLYYSFYFVLGSLAAFALVKWRDLVLRTLAGNSVAFAGLFLWISLELLQGARNGVVNLAISTSLKPSMFFYTVSSILLIYGLALLVTKYNPLLQQILNGIGRYSFGAYLVHALALDYIVKQLTWATPSNYLEMTLISFGLTAVVSFLLAYLSQYVPFGKLVMGNGSRGRIELL; this is encoded by the coding sequence ATGACAACTGACAGGGAAAGAATTGCGGAGTTAGATATATTACGGGGAGTCGCTTTTCTGGGTGTGGTTTTGCAACATGCGATTGGGATTTTTATCCGCAAACCGGATATATACCAGGAAGCGGCTCTGATTCTGGGACTGCTGTTTAATCTGGTGAAATTTGCAGTCCCGATGTTTGTCTTTATTTCCGGAGTTGGATTGCTTTACAATTACTATGAGCAACTTGACTATGCAGGTTTTATTAAAAAACGGAGCCGGGAAATTTTGTTTCCCTATCTCTTCTGGTCGTTGTTGTATTATTACCATTACTATGAGAAATTACCTCTGGATTCTCCCGGGTTGATACGATTCATGCAACAACTGGCAACGGGTAGTGCCGCTTACCATCTCTGGTTTGTGGTAATGATTTTTCAGGTATATCTCTTCTATCCCTTGATATTGCCCATTTATCGCTGGCTGAGACCAAGAGTCCAGAGCTATAAAAGCCTGTACATAATACTGGGAATGGCTGCTTTATTGTATACTGCTTTGATGGGGTTTTCCGCTTACATAGTTCCGGGTGGATATTTTAAATTTGAATCGAGTTTGCTGCAGCTAATTTTTATCAAATACAGGTCTATAAATTTTCTTTACTATAGTTTTTACTTTGTTCTTGGTAGCTTGGCGGCCTTTGCATTGGTGAAATGGCGTGACCTTGTGCTGCGCACCCTGGCCGGTAATAGTGTGGCTTTTGCCGGGCTATTCTTGTGGATTAGTTTAGAGCTTCTCCAGGGAGCAAGAAACGGAGTCGTTAATCTGGCTATATCTACTAGCTTAAAGCCCTCCATGTTTTTTTATACCGTCTCCTCGATTCTGCTGATTTATGGGTTAGCCTTATTAGTGACGAAATATAATCCACTGCTTCAACAAATTCTGAACGGGATAGGTCGCTATTCCTTTGGAGCCTATCTGGTTCATGCCCTGGCCCTGGACTATATTGTCAAACAGCTAACCTGGGCTACTCCGTCCAATTATCTGGAAATGACGCTGATAAGTTTTGGATTAACGGCGGTTGTCTCCTTTTTGTTAGCCTATTTGTCTCAGTACGTGCCTTTCGGGAAACTTGTTATGGGCAATGGCTCCAGGGGAAGAATAGAACTATTATAA
- a CDS encoding acyl-CoA dehydrogenase family protein: MNFYFTEEQQMLRQTVRRIAEEKVAPRAAEIDETGQYPYDIWEVFKETGLLGVSFPEEYGGSGMGATGLCIAIEEVAKYCCSSGLILLLTYLPTLPIRIAGTPEQKKKYLTPVATGEKRASFCLTEPTAGSDAANIKMTAVRDGDYYILNGRKQFISGASMADYVTVFAKTKPEAKHRGMSAFIVDTSTPGFSIGRHENKMGVRGVPLCEVIFENVRVPAENLLGQENEGFKLAMQTLNSMRPVVGARGLGLAQGALAYALEYTKQRHAFGGPLADKQGLRWMMADMITQIEAARLLVYQAAFLIDQGKITREYAGLLSMSKIYPTDMAMRVAIDCAQLLGGYGYMKDYPLERYIRDAKQLQIVEGTSQIQREIISRWLLENGVNRPF, from the coding sequence ATGAATTTCTATTTCACCGAGGAACAACAAATGCTGCGCCAGACGGTACGGCGCATCGCCGAGGAGAAAGTGGCTCCGCGGGCGGCAGAAATCGATGAAACCGGTCAGTACCCCTATGACATCTGGGAGGTATTCAAGGAAACGGGTTTGCTGGGGGTCAGCTTCCCGGAGGAATACGGCGGCTCAGGGATGGGAGCTACCGGGCTCTGTATTGCCATTGAAGAAGTGGCCAAATACTGTTGCAGCTCCGGCCTGATCCTGTTACTCACCTACTTACCCACATTGCCGATTCGCATTGCCGGGACACCGGAACAGAAGAAAAAATACCTTACACCGGTGGCAACAGGTGAAAAACGGGCTTCCTTCTGTCTGACCGAGCCTACTGCTGGCTCTGATGCAGCTAACATCAAGATGACCGCTGTCCGGGACGGGGACTATTATATCCTGAATGGCCGTAAGCAGTTTATTTCCGGGGCCTCCATGGCTGACTATGTCACTGTCTTCGCCAAAACCAAACCGGAAGCCAAACACCGCGGTATGTCGGCTTTTATTGTCGATACCAGTACCCCTGGCTTTTCCATCGGACGGCATGAAAACAAAATGGGAGTAAGGGGTGTGCCTCTGTGTGAGGTGATCTTTGAAAATGTGCGGGTACCGGCAGAAAATCTGCTGGGTCAGGAAAATGAAGGCTTCAAGCTTGCCATGCAAACCCTCAATTCCATGCGGCCGGTGGTAGGAGCCCGGGGACTGGGGTTGGCTCAGGGGGCACTGGCCTATGCCCTGGAATATACCAAACAACGCCATGCCTTTGGCGGGCCCCTGGCGGATAAACAAGGGCTGCGCTGGATGATGGCTGACATGATTACCCAAATCGAAGCGGCCCGCCTGCTGGTTTATCAGGCAGCTTTCCTGATCGATCAAGGTAAGATTACCAGAGAATATGCCGGTTTGCTCTCCATGTCCAAGATTTATCCCACCGATATGGCCATGCGGGTGGCGATTGATTGTGCCCAGCTGCTGGGAGGCTACGGATATATGAAGGATTATCCCCTGGAGCGCTATATCCGGGATGCTAAACAATTGCAAATTGTAGAAGGAACCAGCCAGATTCAGAGAGAAATTATCTCCAGGTGGCTGCTGGAAAACGGAGTGAACCGGCCCTTCTAA
- a CDS encoding aldehyde ferredoxin oxidoreductase C-terminal domain-containing protein produces MDKLLRIDLGRQMIKEENLPEAWQKYGGRALTAAVLRAEVNPKVDPLSPGNKLVLAAGLLAGSGVPCSGRLSIGAKSPLTGTIKESNVGGTAAQRLARLGYRGIIIEGKAENGPAVLVVKGDGAVLELRPQLAGLGNYQTAARLLAEYGPEAAVISIGPVGELALPVASVAVTNREGLPSRHAGRGGMGAVMGSKGLKAIVLVGKDGVSRPAAQPEQFTAAMRAWSEGLIKGKKALTRFGTAMLVNVINGIGGLPTRNYRQGRFELAEKLSGEELEARATARGGRTAHACHRGCVIRCSNIYHDEQGQYLTSALEYETLCLLGSNLGIGDIDAVARFDRLCDDLGMDTMETGAALGVAMEGGLLAFGDTAGVEELLKEVGAGTVRGRLLGQGAATVGKVLGVKRVPAVKGQSLSAYDPRALKGTGVTYATSPMGADHTAGNCLPGRGGLDTKQAAGQVDLSRQLQIISAACDALGVCIFVGPTPDNVDPLAQQLTYFNGNTWHERDLLELGKEVLAMELEFNRQAGFGPEDDDLPAFFREEVLPETGTVFDLPQSQLAEVFSDFFRPGGSG; encoded by the coding sequence GTGGATAAACTGTTACGCATTGACCTGGGACGTCAGATGATCAAGGAAGAAAATCTGCCGGAAGCCTGGCAAAAATACGGGGGCAGGGCGTTGACCGCTGCTGTGTTGCGCGCAGAAGTAAATCCAAAGGTGGATCCCTTGTCTCCAGGCAATAAACTGGTGCTGGCAGCGGGCTTGCTGGCAGGCAGCGGGGTACCCTGTTCCGGGCGCTTGTCCATCGGGGCCAAAAGCCCTTTAACTGGCACCATAAAAGAGAGCAATGTAGGCGGAACAGCGGCCCAGCGCCTGGCCCGGCTGGGTTATCGCGGGATAATCATTGAAGGAAAGGCTGAGAATGGGCCAGCAGTGCTGGTGGTAAAAGGCGATGGAGCAGTTCTGGAACTGCGGCCCCAGCTGGCTGGGCTGGGGAATTACCAGACGGCGGCCCGGTTGCTGGCTGAATATGGGCCTGAAGCGGCGGTAATCAGCATTGGACCGGTGGGGGAACTGGCTTTGCCGGTGGCTTCTGTGGCGGTGACCAACCGGGAAGGATTGCCTTCCCGTCATGCCGGCCGCGGGGGCATGGGGGCAGTGATGGGCAGCAAGGGGCTGAAGGCCATTGTGCTGGTGGGCAAGGATGGCGTTTCCCGGCCCGCCGCTCAGCCGGAGCAATTTACTGCTGCCATGCGGGCCTGGTCGGAAGGGCTGATCAAGGGCAAAAAAGCCCTGACCCGGTTTGGTACTGCCATGCTGGTTAATGTCATCAATGGGATCGGCGGGTTACCCACCCGCAATTACCGACAGGGACGGTTTGAACTGGCGGAAAAACTGTCCGGAGAGGAACTGGAGGCCAGGGCTACCGCCCGGGGTGGCCGCACAGCTCATGCCTGTCACCGGGGCTGTGTTATCCGCTGTTCCAACATCTATCATGATGAACAGGGCCAGTATCTCACTTCCGCACTGGAATATGAAACCCTCTGTCTCCTGGGGTCCAACCTGGGGATTGGAGATATTGATGCCGTTGCCCGTTTTGACCGGCTCTGTGATGACCTGGGCATGGATACCATGGAAACAGGCGCTGCTCTGGGGGTAGCCATGGAAGGCGGTCTGCTTGCCTTCGGTGATACTGCCGGGGTGGAGGAATTGCTGAAAGAAGTGGGGGCCGGGACGGTGCGGGGCCGTCTGCTGGGACAGGGAGCGGCTACCGTTGGCAAGGTGCTGGGGGTAAAAAGGGTACCTGCAGTCAAGGGCCAGAGCCTCTCTGCCTATGATCCGCGGGCCCTCAAGGGAACAGGTGTAACCTATGCTACCTCGCCCATGGGAGCGGATCATACTGCCGGGAACTGTTTGCCAGGCCGGGGTGGTCTGGATACAAAGCAAGCTGCTGGCCAGGTGGACTTAAGCCGGCAGCTGCAGATAATCAGTGCTGCCTGTGATGCCCTGGGAGTATGTATTTTTGTTGGTCCCACGCCGGATAACGTGGATCCCCTGGCCCAGCAACTCACCTACTTCAATGGCAACACCTGGCATGAGCGGGATTTGCTGGAGCTGGGCAAAGAGGTACTGGCCATGGAACTGGAATTCAACCGCCAGGCCGGCTTCGGACCGGAGGATGATGACCTGCCCGCCTTCTTCCGGGAAGAAGTTTTGCCGGAAACGGGTACAGTTTTTGATTTGCCTCAATCCCAGCTGGCAGAGGTGTTTAGTGATTTTTTTCGTCCCGGGGGCAGCGGATGA
- a CDS encoding histidine kinase, with the protein MRVGQAIAIGLGITLLETLFLLAGFNSNLWLTGGFLAIINGVGAYIALDYAARRRVVTVRLDDQPVDPTLQIANETLPVLRRGLNEETARKTAEIIQKISDVAAVAITDREKVLAYVGAGCERHQPGRLILTHATKQVIATGELKIVENKENLRCPVKDCDCPLEAAVIAPLKCQGKVVGCVKLYQTKQGKIPPHVIKLAVGIAQLLAVQMELAELDRQAQLVTSAELQALHAQINPHFLFNTLNTIIMFSRTNPETARRLLIRLAAFFRHALKKHQMFNTLEEELEYVNTYLVLEKARFREKLKILRDIDPELLQYQVPVLTIQPLVENAIKHGITPKMGKGAVQISARKVDGELEIVIRDDGVGIPREKLPLVLTPGYGSGNGVGLSNVHERLKGLFGEDHGLKIVSEEGKGTTVTVRVPLLKEKHVGGERHEVEGFNRR; encoded by the coding sequence ATGCGAGTTGGACAGGCAATTGCCATTGGATTAGGAATTACCCTGCTGGAAACCCTCTTCCTCCTGGCTGGATTTAACAGCAACCTCTGGTTAACCGGTGGTTTTCTGGCGATAATAAACGGAGTCGGAGCCTACATCGCTCTGGATTATGCCGCCAGGCGCAGGGTTGTGACAGTACGTCTGGATGACCAGCCGGTGGACCCTACCCTGCAAATCGCCAATGAAACCCTGCCGGTCTTGCGCCGGGGGCTGAATGAGGAAACGGCCCGCAAGACGGCGGAAATTATTCAGAAGATCTCTGATGTAGCCGCTGTGGCCATTACCGACCGGGAAAAGGTGCTGGCCTATGTGGGAGCCGGGTGTGAACGACATCAGCCGGGACGTTTGATTTTGACCCATGCCACCAAACAGGTGATTGCTACAGGTGAACTAAAAATCGTAGAGAACAAGGAGAATTTGCGCTGCCCGGTCAAGGATTGTGACTGTCCCCTGGAAGCAGCGGTTATCGCCCCTTTGAAATGCCAGGGGAAAGTGGTGGGATGTGTCAAGCTCTACCAGACCAAACAGGGCAAAATTCCGCCCCATGTCATCAAACTGGCAGTGGGGATTGCCCAGCTTCTGGCGGTACAGATGGAACTGGCGGAGCTGGACAGGCAGGCCCAGCTGGTGACCAGTGCCGAGCTTCAGGCACTGCATGCCCAGATTAACCCCCATTTTCTTTTTAATACTCTTAATACTATCATTATGTTCAGCCGTACCAATCCCGAAACAGCCCGGCGCCTATTAATCCGCCTGGCCGCTTTTTTCCGCCATGCCTTGAAAAAACATCAAATGTTCAATACTTTAGAAGAAGAGCTGGAATATGTCAATACCTATCTGGTTCTGGAGAAAGCGCGTTTCAGGGAAAAGTTAAAAATCCTGCGGGATATTGACCCCGAGTTATTGCAGTATCAGGTGCCGGTGTTGACCATCCAGCCGCTGGTGGAAAATGCCATCAAGCATGGCATTACACCCAAAATGGGCAAAGGAGCAGTGCAGATTTCTGCCCGCAAGGTGGATGGTGAGCTGGAAATCGTGATCCGGGATGATGGAGTGGGCATACCCAGGGAAAAACTGCCCCTGGTTCTGACCCCTGGTTATGGCTCTGGCAACGGGGTAGGTTTGTCCAATGTCCATGAACGCCTGAAAGGCCTGTTTGGGGAAGACCACGGCCTGAAGATAGTCAGCGAAGAGGGCAAAGGCACTACTGTTACGGTACGGGTACCCTTACTGAAAGAGAAACATGTGGGAGGGGAAAGGCATGAAGTTGAAGGCTTTAATCGTAGATGA
- a CDS encoding LytR/AlgR family response regulator transcription factor, translating to MKLKALIVDDEYPARKELRFLLQQFDNVEVVGEATNAQEAMTLIKALDYSILFLDIEMPGMNGLELGARIRELPKPPKIIFVTAYDEYAVKAFDVEAIDYLLKPIDEKRLARAIAKVEKAILQQQQKADEAGAEERGADDGPALGPVPGNIKIDRIPAEKQGKTVLVNEADIIYAFTEQDYVYIKTFSDRLFTRYTLKELEKRLNPQVFFRTHRCYIVNLHKVREIVPFFNGTYTLIVEDQEKSEVPVSRANAKKLKKILGM from the coding sequence ATGAAGTTGAAGGCTTTAATCGTAGATGATGAATATCCGGCCCGGAAAGAGCTGCGTTTTCTCTTGCAGCAGTTTGATAATGTCGAGGTGGTAGGGGAGGCAACCAATGCTCAGGAGGCTATGACTCTGATTAAGGCCCTGGATTACTCCATTTTGTTCCTGGATATTGAAATGCCTGGCATGAACGGCCTGGAGCTGGGGGCCCGGATTCGGGAATTGCCCAAACCCCCCAAAATCATTTTTGTTACTGCCTATGATGAATACGCAGTTAAGGCTTTTGATGTCGAGGCCATTGATTATCTGCTCAAACCCATTGATGAAAAGCGGCTGGCCCGGGCTATTGCCAAAGTGGAAAAAGCCATCTTGCAACAACAGCAAAAAGCAGATGAAGCCGGAGCGGAAGAAAGGGGTGCTGATGATGGACCAGCTTTAGGTCCGGTGCCCGGCAATATCAAAATTGACCGCATTCCGGCGGAAAAACAGGGTAAAACGGTGCTGGTCAATGAAGCGGATATCATTTATGCTTTTACAGAACAGGACTATGTTTATATTAAAACCTTTTCGGACAGACTTTTTACCAGATACACCCTGAAGGAACTGGAAAAACGCCTCAATCCCCAGGTCTTTTTCCGCACTCATCGTTGTTATATTGTCAATTTGCATAAAGTCAGGGAAATTGTGCCATTCTTCAATGGCACCTATACCTTGATCGTAGAAGACCAGGAAAAAAGCGAGGTTCCCGTCAGCCGGGCCAATGCCAAAAAACTGAAGAAAATTCTCGGCATGTAG
- the acpS gene encoding holo-ACP synthase, with the protein MIVGIGTDIIAIERIRRAEEKSGGRFSQRVLTAAEKRIYEGRRDRMAVLAARFAAKEAVAKALGTGLGVVSWQDIEIGRSETGRPVVRLTGEAEQQARRLGIGEIQLSLSHCQEYAVAFALALRKPGGV; encoded by the coding sequence GTGATTGTCGGCATCGGTACCGATATCATTGCCATAGAGCGCATCAGGCGGGCAGAAGAAAAAAGCGGTGGCCGCTTTAGCCAGCGGGTGCTGACGGCCGCTGAAAAAAGGATTTATGAAGGACGGCGGGATAGGATGGCTGTACTGGCAGCTCGTTTTGCTGCCAAAGAGGCGGTGGCCAAGGCGCTGGGGACAGGCCTGGGAGTGGTCTCCTGGCAGGATATCGAGATAGGGCGTAGCGAAACAGGCCGTCCGGTGGTGAGACTGACCGGGGAGGCGGAGCAGCAGGCCCGCCGCCTGGGCATAGGGGAGATTCAGCTTTCCCTATCCCACTGTCAGGAGTATGCGGTGGCTTTTGCTCTGGCTCTAAGGAAACCAGGAGGTGTTTGA
- a CDS encoding NAD(P)H-hydrate dehydratase: MLVLKPEEMRQLDQLAIKKLGIPGAVLMENAGVQVVQAVEKLLGELRGKRATILVGKGNNGGDGLVVARHLLNRGMEVKTLLLAAPEEIRGDARLNLEILHNLGYKVHYAGQPSSLNTVKVALLYTDIIIDAIYGTGFQGSVPEYVGQVINLVNDSGKPIVAVDIPSGVEGASGHVHGPAIKATATVTMAYPKVGLVVEPGASFCGQLLVADISIPTVLEKEVIARRQLLQGELVASWLPRRAAEGHKGTYGKVVVVAGSRNMSGAAVLATLGALHGGAGLVEVIVPRSLQDRVAVAVPAALTRGAEETPSGTLAEAALEEITAGLAGAQAVVIGPGLGQEEETGRLFRQVLERIGCPTVIDADGLNYLAAAGEKLQLPPGTILTPHPGEMARLTGLTTAEVQKDRLAAVERAWRNWQAVIVLKGARTLIAAGENCYYFNPTGNPGMATGGSGDVLAGLIGALLAQGLSPEQAAAAGAWLHGRAGDLAREEMGELALTALDVVNYLRKVSREIWQLGGSKL; encoded by the coding sequence ATGCTGGTTTTGAAACCGGAGGAGATGAGACAGCTGGATCAGCTGGCGATAAAGAAGCTGGGCATTCCTGGAGCAGTGTTGATGGAAAATGCCGGAGTCCAGGTGGTACAGGCTGTGGAAAAATTGCTGGGGGAATTACGGGGCAAAAGGGCTACCATTCTGGTGGGCAAAGGCAATAATGGTGGGGATGGACTGGTAGTGGCCCGCCATCTGCTCAACCGGGGTATGGAGGTCAAAACATTGCTTCTGGCAGCTCCTGAGGAAATCCGGGGCGATGCCCGCCTCAACCTGGAGATATTACATAACCTGGGTTACAAAGTCCATTATGCCGGGCAGCCGTCCAGTCTCAATACCGTCAAGGTTGCCCTGCTCTATACCGATATCATTATTGATGCCATTTACGGTACCGGTTTTCAGGGCTCGGTGCCGGAATATGTAGGTCAGGTTATTAATCTGGTCAATGACAGCGGGAAGCCGATTGTGGCGGTGGATATTCCTTCCGGGGTAGAAGGAGCCAGTGGGCATGTTCACGGTCCGGCGATCAAGGCTACTGCTACCGTCACCATGGCCTATCCGAAAGTAGGGCTGGTGGTAGAACCGGGAGCCAGTTTCTGCGGTCAGCTGCTGGTGGCGGATATCTCCATACCAACGGTACTGGAAAAGGAAGTGATCGCCCGGCGGCAGTTGCTGCAGGGTGAACTGGTAGCCAGCTGGCTACCCCGGCGGGCTGCGGAAGGCCATAAGGGTACCTATGGTAAGGTGGTAGTAGTGGCGGGGAGCCGCAACATGTCGGGAGCTGCGGTGCTGGCCACTCTGGGCGCCTTGCACGGAGGAGCAGGCCTGGTAGAGGTAATTGTCCCCCGTTCCCTGCAGGACCGGGTGGCAGTGGCTGTACCGGCAGCCCTGACCCGCGGGGCAGAGGAAACCCCGAGCGGGACCCTGGCGGAAGCGGCGCTGGAGGAAATCACCGCTGGCCTGGCGGGAGCCCAGGCGGTGGTAATCGGGCCAGGACTGGGACAGGAGGAAGAGACCGGCCGCTTGTTTCGCCAGGTACTGGAGCGGATTGGTTGTCCGACTGTGATCGATGCGGATGGGTTGAACTACCTGGCGGCAGCAGGGGAAAAACTGCAATTGCCTCCAGGCACTATTCTTACTCCCCATCCTGGCGAAATGGCTCGTCTCACTGGCCTAACCACTGCTGAAGTACAAAAGGACCGGCTGGCAGCGGTGGAACGGGCCTGGCGCAACTGGCAGGCGGTAATAGTGCTGAAAGGCGCCCGTACCTTGATTGCGGCCGGGGAAAACTGCTATTATTTCAATCCCACCGGCAACCCCGGTATGGCTACAGGGGGCAGCGGGGATGTTCTGGCCGGTTTGATTGGGGCTTTGCTGGCTCAGGGGCTGTCGCCGGAACAGGCAGCAGCAGCAGGGGCCTGGCTGCATGGCCGGGCCGGAGATCTGGCCCGCGAAGAAATGGGAGAGCTGGCGTTGACAGCACTGGATGTGGTAAATTATTTACGGAAAGTATCCCGGGAAATTTGGCAGTTGGGAGGTAGTAAGCTATGA
- a CDS encoding CBS domain-containing protein, whose translation MMAREIMTRDVITVHLEDSVEKVARLLAEKGISGVPVVNDENKLVGIVTEGDFIVRSKKLRVPTYFQLLGGVIYFESPHRLEEELRKMTATRVKDIMTEDVISIVEETPIEEIATIMVEKKINRLPVVRNHKVVGIVSRSDLVKAMVGMKKPHHHGEERQGE comes from the coding sequence ATGATGGCCAGGGAAATAATGACCAGGGATGTTATTACTGTGCATCTGGAAGATTCAGTGGAAAAGGTGGCCCGCTTGCTGGCGGAAAAAGGCATCAGCGGAGTTCCGGTGGTAAATGATGAAAATAAACTGGTGGGGATAGTGACTGAAGGGGATTTTATCGTCCGCAGCAAGAAATTGCGGGTACCTACCTATTTTCAGCTGCTGGGCGGGGTCATCTATTTTGAAAGCCCGCACCGGCTGGAGGAAGAATTGCGGAAAATGACTGCTACCAGGGTCAAGGATATTATGACCGAGGATGTAATCAGCATTGTAGAAGAAACACCCATTGAGGAAATTGCCACTATTATGGTGGAGAAAAAAATCAACCGCCTGCCGGTGGTGCGCAATCACAAGGTAGTGGGAATTGTTTCCCGCTCGGATCTGGTAAAAGCGATGGTGGGAATGAAAAAACCCCACCACCATGGGGAAGAGAGGCAGGGAGAATAA